A stretch of the Cyprinus carpio isolate SPL01 chromosome B4, ASM1834038v1, whole genome shotgun sequence genome encodes the following:
- the rint1 gene encoding RAD50-interacting protein 1, translating to MAAPVMEHNKHSSNALPHLTLVRTGSSTFQSPSEDGNFTDDVVALVQKEIGGDLKSLKKVSGLLEQLTLENKQLEEQVLTVSSSVPLRVSAALSTAEESRVKLESLLEKERLLSNTLQQHLQGAQVWADSIGQVLAQLDTLERHMKYLQCLARIEELSDSIQQYLMTNSMWDAVSAIDRMASLDMGLRESGCSHLQAFLRETLCFWHKILKDKLASDFEEVLTQFHWPFISPPTQTLSPPANVQEFNSQLELLVSQLLSLQTSDDLISGKRETPSRPGQSQTPPLSLPIQIMLLPLSKRFRYHFTGNRQTNNLSKPEWFLTQVLIWMGNSSNFMDEKIQPILDCAGAKVNARVELCRGLLTLAQEKLAQDTPRLLYDDALFCHLVDEVLQFEKELRSTHSYPRAHPGVLHILLEETVFQKWLSVERKMAVEKVDAMLSAEGAWSSQYKDITDVDELKAPDCAETFMTLLLVITERYRALPCPRAQLSFLALQKELVDDFRIRLTQVMKEESRQPLSPRYCAILNAANYISTVLSDWGDNVFFLQLQQAAVSVGEEILGPLGATETGRLASLEGSLFEALLALLERLRGDMLGRLLDAVMRDVKEKAQPYCKDRWISLPSQSDQATMSLSSSACPMMLCLRDHLLQLQQMLCLPLFQMFWQGLAERLNSFIYEDLILYNHFNEGGAAQLQYDMTRNLFPLFGHYCKRPENFFKHVKEACIILTLKVGPALLLCDMLKQSEEEEGILNHQQPSPESALNELGVYKLAPSDVQILLNLRSAWLNQS from the exons ATGGCAGCGCCTGTGATGGAGCACAACAAGCACAGCAGCAATGCTCTTCCTCATCTAACGTTAGTCCGTACAGGCAGCAGTACCTTTCAGTCTCCTTCAGAGGATGGAAACTTCACAGATGATGTAGTTGCACTTGTTCAGAAAGAGATAGGTGGCGATCTTAAGTCGCTAAAGAAGGTGTCAGGGCTTTTGGAGCAATTGACATTAGAGAACAAGCAGCTGGAGGAGCAG gtGCTGACTGTGTCCTCTTCAGTGCCGTTGCGCGTGTCGGCTGCCCTGTCCACGGCAGAGGAGTCCCGAGTGAAGCTGGAGTCTTTACTGGAGAAGGAGAGACTTTTGTCCAACACTTTGCAGCAGCATCTGCAGGGCGCACAGGTCTGGGCCGACAGCATCGGGCAGGTCTTGGCTCAGCTAGACACATTAGAGAGGCATATGAAGTACCTTCAATGTCTGGCTCGTATTGAGGAGCTCAG TGACAGCATCCAGCAGTATCTGATGACCAACAGCATGTGGGATGCGGTCAGTGCGATAGACAGGATGGCCTCTCTGGATATGGGTTTGCGGGAGTCAGGCTGTAGCCACTTGCAGGCTTTTCTCAGAGAAACACTTTGCTTTTGGCACAAGATCCTTAAAGACAAACTGGCCAG TGATTTTGAGGAAGTCCTGACGCAGTTCCACTGGCCGTTCATCTCACCCCCAACACAGACCCTCTCTCCCCCAGCCAACGTACAGGAGTTTAACAGCCAGCTGGAGCTACTGGTCTCCCAACTTCTCTCTCTCCAGACCTC CGATGACCTTATATCAGGGAAGAGAGAAACTCCGTCTCGTCCAGGGCAGTCCCAGACTCCTCCACTCTCATTGCCCATTCAGATCATGCTGCTTCCCCTCAGTAAGAGGTTCAGATATCACTTCACTGGAAACCGCCAGACCAACAACTTAAGCAAG CCAGAGTGGTTTTTGACCCAAGTCCTCATTTGGATGGGAAACAGCTCCAACTTTATGGATGAGAAGATTCAGCCTATATTGGATTGTGCTGGAGCCAAAGTTAATGCAAGG GTGGAGCTGTGCAGAGGACTCTTGACACTGGCGCAGGAGAAGCTCGCCCAAGACACTCCTCGATTGCTCTACGACGATGCTCTCTTCTGCCACCTAGTGGACGAGGTACTGCAGTTCGAAAAAGAGCTCCGCAGCACCCACAGTTACCCGCGAGCCCACCCCGGTGTCTTGCACATACTACTGGAGGAGACCGTGTTCCAGAAATGGCTCAGTGTGGAGAGAAAGA TGGCTGTGGAAAAAGTGGATGCTATGCTGTCTGCAGAGGGAGCCTGGAGCTCTCAGTACAAAGACATCACTGATGTGGATGAGCTCAAAGCACCAGATTGTGCAGAAACCTTCATGACCCTTCTGCTGGTCATCACAg AACGGTACCGCGCTCTGCCGTGTCCGCGGGCTCAGCTCAGTTTCCTGGCTTTGCAGAAGGAGCTGGTGGATGATTTCCGTATCCGCCTCACGCAGGTCATGAAAGAAGAGTCCCGACAGCCGCTGAGCCCTCGCTACTGCGCCATCCTCAATGCTGCCAACTACATCTCCACTGTTCTCAGTGACTGGGGGGACAATGTT TTCTTCTTACAGTTGCAGCAGGCTGCAGTGTCAGTTGGCGAGGAGATCCTAGGTCCTCTTGGGGCCACGGAGACGGGGCGTCTGGCATCTCTGGAAGGATCTTTGTTTGAGGCCCTGTTGGCCCTGCTGGAAAGGCTACGAGGAGACATGCTGGGACGATTACTGGATGCAGTCATGAGAGACGTCAAAGAAAAGGCACAGCCATACTGCAAGGACAG GTGGATCTCCTTGCCATCACAGAGCGACCAAGCCACAATGTCATTATCCAGCTCTGCATGTCCCATGATGCTTTGCCTGAGGGATCACCTGCTCCAGCTGCAGCAGATGTTGTGTCTTCCTCTGTTTCAGATGTTCTGGCAGGGCCTCGCCGAGAGACTCAACAGCTTCATCTACGAAGAC CTGATCCTCTATAACCATTTCAATGAAGGCGGGGCGGCACAGCTTCAATACGATATGACCAGAAACCTCTTCCCTCTTTTTGGACACTACTGCAAGAGACCTGAAAACTTCTTCAAACA TGTGAAGGAGGCCTGCATCATCCTAACTCTTAAGGTCGGCCCGGCGCTGCTGTTGTGTGATATGCTGAAGCAgtcagaggaagaggagggcatTCTGAACCATCAGCAGCCCAGTCCAGAGTCGGCACTCAATGAGCTGGGAGTCTATAAGCTGGCCCCCAGTGACGTGCAGATCCTACTCAACCTCCGTTCAGCCTGGCTCAACCAATCATAA